A region of Paractinoplanes abujensis DNA encodes the following proteins:
- a CDS encoding YybH family protein, whose protein sequence is MKKLMESADATSVQADIEEVLQTYETALNASDAETVLTVFAPDGVFMAPNNPSAVGAEAIGAAYKGIFQTITFDTELTVQEVVQVAPNWAFVRTNSNGHVTVNAINERVPDANHELFILQKGDDDAWKIARYSFATTNPLPQ, encoded by the coding sequence ATGAAGAAGCTCATGGAATCCGCAGACGCCACTTCGGTCCAGGCTGACATCGAAGAGGTTCTGCAGACCTACGAGACGGCGTTGAACGCCTCGGACGCCGAGACAGTGCTGACCGTATTCGCACCTGACGGCGTCTTCATGGCCCCGAACAACCCTTCGGCGGTCGGCGCCGAGGCGATCGGTGCCGCTTACAAGGGCATCTTCCAGACGATCACCTTTGATACCGAGTTGACGGTCCAGGAGGTGGTGCAGGTCGCTCCGAACTGGGCATTCGTCCGCACGAACTCGAACGGGCACGTGACCGTGAACGCCATCAACGAGCGCGTCCCCGACGCCAACCACGAACTGTTCATCCTTCAGAAGGGCGACGACGACGCGTGGAAGATCGCGCGCTACTCGTTCGCGACGACGAACCCCCTGCCCCAGTGA
- a CDS encoding Acg family FMN-binding oxidoreductase — protein MTGPEKDETRTALEMAARASLRAPSVFNTQPWKWRLTGDVLELSSDPARRLGVTDAEGRLLLLSCGGALHHARLYLAAAGWRADVQRLPEAQRPDLLARIRIAGRAEPDLEAAELADAISRRRTDRRAFGDRPVSEETVTRLRRLVEAEGAYLHVVPDDRVPELAVSVDEAADANYFDPAHRTELTDWTHRPSWTGDGVPPSTAVQPSLRRVPVRNFLPDGSTGMLAGADHDEGAAYVIIFGTADRPVDLLRGGEAMSALLLRATAEGLATAPISEAVEVAWPRRLLSRLLSGVGEPYLVVRLGYVEASDVVPPSPRRPPADVIQVDE, from the coding sequence ATGACCGGGCCGGAGAAGGACGAGACCCGCACCGCCTTGGAGATGGCCGCTCGCGCGTCGCTGCGGGCGCCTTCGGTCTTCAACACTCAGCCCTGGAAGTGGCGCCTCACCGGCGACGTGCTCGAGCTGTCGTCCGACCCGGCACGCCGGCTCGGCGTGACCGACGCCGAGGGCCGCCTGCTTCTGCTGAGCTGCGGCGGCGCTTTGCACCACGCTCGGCTCTATCTGGCCGCCGCCGGGTGGCGTGCCGACGTGCAACGCCTTCCCGAGGCGCAGCGCCCGGATCTGCTCGCCCGCATCCGCATCGCCGGTCGCGCCGAGCCGGATCTGGAGGCGGCAGAACTCGCCGACGCCATCAGCCGGCGTCGCACCGACCGCCGTGCCTTCGGCGACCGTCCGGTGTCCGAGGAAACGGTGACCCGCTTGCGGCGTCTGGTCGAGGCGGAGGGCGCCTACCTGCATGTCGTTCCCGACGACCGGGTGCCCGAGCTGGCCGTCTCCGTCGACGAGGCCGCCGACGCCAACTACTTCGATCCTGCGCACCGCACCGAGCTCACTGACTGGACGCACCGGCCGTCCTGGACCGGCGACGGCGTGCCGCCCAGCACGGCCGTGCAGCCGAGCCTGCGCCGTGTGCCGGTGCGCAACTTCTTGCCGGACGGCTCCACCGGCATGCTGGCCGGCGCGGACCACGACGAAGGCGCCGCGTACGTGATCATCTTTGGCACCGCCGATCGGCCGGTCGATCTGCTGCGCGGCGGTGAGGCCATGTCCGCGTTGCTCCTGCGGGCCACCGCCGAGGGCTTGGCCACGGCTCCCATCAGCGAGGCGGTCGAGGTTGCCTGGCCCCGCCGGCTGCTGAGTCGGCTGCTCTCCGGAGTGGGCGAGCCGTACCTGGTCGTCAGGCTCGGTTACGTGGAAGCATCGGACGTAGTGCCTCCGTCACCTCGCCGGCCACCCGCCGACGTTATTCAGGTCGATGAGTGA
- a CDS encoding phosphoketolase family protein, whose product MTTVVSDLLQTLAEPDEAELARLDAWWRAANYLTIGQIYLKANPLLREALTAEHIKPRLLGHWGTSPGLSLIYAHVSRLIRHTGQQAIYLAGPGHGGPALVAAGYLEGTYSEIYPRISQDAEGMRKLFRQFSSPGGIPSHVSVTTPGSIHEGGELGYVLVHAFGAVMDNPDLLAIAVVGDGEAETGPLEGSWKGVSFLNPARDGAVLPILHLNDAKISGPTVLGRKHADEVQELLRGHGYDVIEVAGQDLPGMHLRFAAALAQAWGRIREIQTAARTGTWDGTRPVWPLIVLRSPKGWTGPAQVDGVQVTGTWRSHQVPLAGVRDNPAHLALLEQWLRSYRPEELFDEAGAPVGLIREQAPEGDLRMSASPHANGGVLTHALELPDFRDYAVEVAAPATERAESTRRLGEMMRDIYARNDDRFRLFCPDETNSNRLGAVFEVSDRAFMERVMPSDVALSRDGRVMEVLSEHNCHGWLEGYNLTGRHGMFATYEAFAMVSASQTIQHGKWLQEAKNLPWRAKVPSFNVLLTSTAWRNDHNGFSHQGPGLIQTVLTQRGDVARVYLPPDANTLLSVADHCFRSRSYINLIVIDKQPQLQYLTMDEAVEHCARGAGIWNWAGTDDDTSDPDIVLACAGDVVTMETVAAAQILRDRLPGFKVRVVNVVDLMTLPRPKDHPHGMSETQFTELFTDTVDVVFAFHGYPGAIHQLVHGRPDADRFRVRGFIEQGTTTTPFDMTVRNRASRYHLVMDAINNAHRLPRGAADLKAWCEVQLRRHETYVVEHLEDMPEVRDWSLIHTME is encoded by the coding sequence GTGACCACGGTTGTCTCCGACCTGCTGCAGACGCTCGCCGAACCGGACGAGGCCGAACTGGCCCGCCTCGACGCCTGGTGGCGCGCGGCCAACTACCTCACCATCGGCCAGATCTACCTCAAGGCCAATCCGCTGCTGCGCGAGGCGCTGACCGCCGAGCACATCAAGCCCCGCCTGCTCGGCCACTGGGGCACCAGCCCGGGCCTGTCGCTGATCTACGCGCACGTGTCGCGGCTGATCCGGCACACCGGCCAGCAGGCGATCTACCTCGCCGGTCCCGGCCACGGCGGCCCGGCGCTGGTCGCCGCCGGCTACCTGGAGGGCACCTACTCGGAGATCTACCCGCGGATCAGCCAGGACGCCGAGGGTATGCGGAAGCTGTTCCGCCAGTTCTCGAGTCCCGGCGGCATCCCGAGCCACGTCTCGGTCACCACTCCGGGCTCCATTCACGAGGGCGGCGAGCTGGGCTACGTGCTGGTCCACGCCTTCGGCGCCGTGATGGACAACCCCGACCTGCTGGCGATCGCCGTGGTCGGCGACGGCGAGGCCGAGACGGGCCCGTTGGAGGGCTCGTGGAAGGGCGTGTCGTTCCTCAACCCGGCCCGCGACGGCGCGGTGCTGCCGATCCTGCACCTCAACGACGCCAAGATCTCCGGCCCCACCGTGCTGGGGCGCAAGCATGCCGACGAGGTGCAGGAGCTGCTACGCGGCCACGGCTACGACGTCATCGAGGTCGCTGGTCAGGACCTGCCCGGCATGCACCTGCGGTTCGCGGCGGCGCTCGCGCAGGCGTGGGGACGCATCCGCGAGATTCAGACCGCGGCCCGCACCGGCACGTGGGACGGGACCCGGCCGGTTTGGCCGTTGATCGTCCTTCGGTCGCCGAAGGGCTGGACCGGGCCGGCTCAGGTGGACGGGGTGCAGGTTACCGGCACGTGGCGGTCGCACCAGGTGCCGCTGGCCGGCGTCCGGGACAACCCCGCGCACCTCGCACTTCTCGAGCAGTGGCTCAGGTCGTACCGGCCTGAGGAGCTCTTCGACGAAGCGGGCGCGCCCGTCGGCCTCATCCGTGAGCAGGCACCCGAGGGCGATCTGCGTATGAGTGCGTCGCCACACGCCAACGGCGGCGTCCTGACTCACGCCCTCGAGCTGCCGGACTTCCGCGACTACGCCGTCGAGGTGGCCGCGCCGGCCACCGAGCGGGCCGAGTCGACGCGCCGGCTCGGCGAGATGATGCGCGACATCTATGCCCGCAACGACGACCGGTTCCGGCTGTTCTGCCCCGACGAGACCAACAGCAACCGGCTCGGCGCCGTCTTCGAGGTCTCCGACCGGGCCTTCATGGAGCGAGTCATGCCCAGCGACGTCGCCCTCAGCCGCGACGGCCGGGTCATGGAGGTGCTGAGCGAGCACAACTGCCACGGCTGGCTCGAGGGCTACAACCTCACCGGCCGGCACGGCATGTTCGCCACCTACGAGGCGTTCGCCATGGTCAGCGCCTCGCAGACGATCCAGCACGGCAAGTGGCTGCAGGAGGCCAAGAACCTGCCGTGGCGGGCCAAGGTCCCCAGCTTCAACGTGCTGCTGACCTCAACGGCGTGGCGCAACGACCACAATGGGTTCTCGCACCAGGGCCCCGGCCTGATTCAGACCGTGCTCACTCAGCGCGGCGACGTCGCCCGGGTCTATCTGCCGCCGGACGCCAACACCCTGCTGTCGGTGGCCGACCACTGCTTCCGATCCCGCTCGTACATCAACCTGATCGTCATCGACAAGCAGCCCCAGCTGCAGTATCTGACCATGGACGAGGCCGTTGAGCACTGCGCCCGCGGCGCCGGGATCTGGAACTGGGCCGGCACCGACGACGACACCAGCGACCCCGACATAGTGCTGGCCTGCGCCGGCGACGTCGTCACCATGGAGACCGTCGCCGCGGCGCAGATCCTGCGCGACCGGCTGCCTGGCTTCAAGGTCCGCGTCGTCAACGTCGTCGACCTGATGACCCTGCCGCGGCCCAAGGACCACCCGCACGGCATGAGCGAGACCCAGTTCACCGAGCTGTTCACCGACACGGTCGACGTGGTCTTCGCCTTCCACGGCTACCCCGGCGCGATCCACCAGCTGGTGCACGGCCGGCCCGACGCCGACCGGTTCCGGGTGCGCGGCTTCATCGAACAGGGCACCACGACCACCCCGTTCGACATGACCGTCCGCAACCGCGCTTCGCGCTACCACCTCGTCATGGACGCCATCAACAACGCCCACCGCCTACCCCGCGGTGCGGCCGACCTCAAGGCCTGGTGCGAGGTGCAGCTCCGCCGGCACGAGACCTACGTCGTCGAGCACCTCGAGGACATGCCCGAGGTTCGCGACTGGTCCCTCATCCACACGATGGAGTAG
- a CDS encoding nitroreductase/quinone reductase family protein, giving the protein MLIVSPLKRWMYRGGRPHALARLLNRISAAQYRAGFLAPRTWVTLEVPGRRTGRTVSCPLVVVRHQDSEYLVSMLGNDANWVANVRAAGGEAVLSHGRRERIRLSEVAVEQRPPILRLYLSKAPGARPHIPVDRRAPIAAFAAVAADYPVFLVTRLGSPVP; this is encoded by the coding sequence ATGCTGATCGTGAGCCCGTTGAAGCGCTGGATGTATCGCGGCGGGCGCCCGCACGCTCTGGCCCGCCTGCTCAACCGCATCTCCGCCGCCCAGTACCGGGCCGGGTTCCTCGCTCCTCGCACGTGGGTCACGCTCGAAGTGCCGGGGCGTCGCACCGGCCGGACGGTGTCCTGCCCGCTCGTGGTCGTCCGGCACCAGGACAGCGAGTACCTGGTGTCGATGCTGGGCAACGACGCCAACTGGGTTGCCAACGTGCGAGCCGCCGGTGGCGAGGCGGTCCTCAGCCACGGCCGCCGCGAGCGGATCCGTCTCAGCGAGGTGGCCGTGGAGCAGAGACCACCGATCCTGCGCCTGTACCTGTCCAAGGCGCCCGGGGCGCGGCCGCACATCCCGGTCGATCGGCGTGCCCCGATCGCTGCCTTCGCAGCCGTCGCGGCCGACTACCCGGTGTTTCTGGTGACCCGTCTCGGTAGTCCCGTCCCGTAG
- a CDS encoding Crp/Fnr family transcriptional regulator: protein MLSVFDLLALNDFVADLPAGWLQRLAVTGRPVFHGVGHRLCREDAHADRFWLISSGAVAIDFSVPGRGDITVDRAGPGAPVGWSWMRPPFRWQFGAVVADDVHAVEFDAARVRALITDDADLGRELTGRMLDVVSHRLQAARHRLIELYAYPEAPAC, encoded by the coding sequence ACCTGCTCGCCCTGAACGACTTCGTCGCCGACCTGCCGGCCGGCTGGTTGCAGCGGCTCGCGGTGACCGGACGGCCGGTGTTCCACGGCGTCGGGCACCGGCTGTGCCGCGAGGACGCACACGCCGACCGCTTCTGGCTGATCAGCTCCGGGGCGGTCGCGATCGATTTCTCCGTACCCGGGCGAGGCGACATCACGGTCGACCGGGCCGGGCCGGGCGCGCCGGTCGGCTGGTCGTGGATGCGACCGCCGTTCCGCTGGCAGTTCGGTGCCGTGGTGGCCGACGACGTGCATGCCGTCGAGTTCGACGCCGCACGGGTGCGTGCACTGATCACCGACGACGCCGATCTCGGGCGTGAGCTGACCGGCCGGATGCTCGACGTCGTGTCGCACCGGCTGCAGGCCGCCCGCCACCGTCTGATCGAGCTCTACGCGTACCCGGAGGCACCGGCATGCTGA